One genomic region from Erythrobacter mangrovi encodes:
- a CDS encoding Rne/Rng family ribonuclease, translating to MATRMLIDARHQEETRVAVLKGNRIEEFDFESADHRQIKGNIYLAKVTRVEPSLQAAFVDFGGNRHGFLAFSEIHPDYYQIPKEDREALLAAEAEVAEEEARLREEEEDRGEMPGDEYDAEDESSEQLAEEFAEDGLEEVDTSDKDEVATIEDGHVENGFSDEDEGENGDDENDGDDADAEAESESRGRGRKGRGRRQGKGGRSRAKEVDEARARRMALRRRYKIQDVIQRRQVLLVQVVKEERGNKGAALTTYLSLAGRYTVLMPNSSHGGGISRKISSAQDRKRLKQIVSDLTLPKSMGLIVRTAGLQRTKPEIKRDFDYLARLWDEIRERTLASAAPTLIHSDSDLIKRAIRDIYNKEIEEVVVEGETGYKSAKEFMKLLMPSHARRVKQYADPVPLFQRYGAEDQLKAMYDPVVQLKSGGYLVINPTEALVSIDINSGRSTKEHNIEQTALSTNLEAAREIARQLRLRDMAGLVVIDFIDQEHHSNTRKVEKAMKEALKHDRARIQVGRISSFGLMEMSRQRLRTGVLEATTRDCPHCDGTGLVRTASSAGLSALRLIEEEAAKGRGTIITLGASTEAAVYLLNEKRADLMEIEDRYGVQVVVRPEGEDEGAKMSVSSSGPRPTTVPKFEPIVEEEEDEVELETDGDEEDDDAVEGETEAEAEERRSKKRRRRRGGRGRNKRRDENGEGEASESRDENDEDGEERSAESEDEDGEDRPKKRRRRGGRRRGGRGRGNRTDEQGEEDGDQLTEVSEQVAEDMAVVAGPEDSPQTAEAVAEEEAPKPKAKRTRKKKVEEAPVEPVAETEAPAAEEPAPKPKRTRKKKVEEAPVEAAVEPTAEEEPAPKPKRARKKKVEPEEQVTAEAEAPAPETPVAEGEEKPRRGWWQRTFGE from the coding sequence ATGGCCACGCGCATGCTTATCGATGCGCGCCACCAGGAAGAAACCCGGGTGGCGGTGCTCAAGGGCAACCGGATTGAAGAATTCGATTTCGAATCTGCCGATCACAGGCAGATCAAAGGCAACATCTACCTCGCCAAGGTAACCAGGGTCGAACCGTCGCTGCAGGCGGCGTTCGTGGACTTCGGCGGCAATCGCCACGGCTTTCTAGCCTTCAGCGAAATTCACCCCGACTACTACCAGATCCCCAAGGAAGATCGCGAAGCGCTGCTCGCTGCCGAGGCCGAGGTGGCCGAGGAAGAGGCGCGCCTGCGCGAAGAGGAAGAAGACCGCGGCGAAATGCCCGGCGACGAATATGACGCGGAGGATGAAAGCTCCGAGCAGCTCGCCGAGGAGTTCGCCGAGGACGGGCTTGAGGAGGTTGACACCTCCGACAAGGACGAGGTCGCTACGATCGAAGACGGTCACGTCGAGAATGGCTTCTCCGACGAGGATGAAGGCGAGAACGGCGACGACGAGAATGATGGCGACGACGCTGACGCTGAGGCCGAGAGCGAAAGCCGCGGTCGCGGGCGCAAGGGTCGCGGCCGTCGCCAGGGCAAGGGCGGCCGCAGTCGCGCCAAGGAAGTCGACGAAGCCCGTGCCAGGCGCATGGCCTTGCGTCGCCGTTACAAGATCCAGGACGTCATCCAGCGCCGCCAGGTTCTCCTGGTCCAGGTCGTCAAGGAAGAGCGCGGCAACAAGGGTGCCGCGCTGACGACCTATCTCAGCCTCGCCGGGCGCTACACGGTGCTGATGCCCAATAGCAGCCACGGTGGTGGGATCAGCCGCAAGATTTCGAGCGCGCAGGACCGCAAGCGCCTGAAGCAAATCGTTTCCGACCTGACGCTGCCTAAGTCGATGGGCCTGATCGTCCGAACTGCCGGCCTCCAGCGCACCAAGCCGGAGATCAAGCGCGACTTCGATTATCTGGCCCGCCTGTGGGACGAAATTCGCGAGAGGACCCTGGCATCCGCCGCGCCGACGCTGATCCATTCGGACAGTGACCTCATCAAGCGCGCCATCCGCGACATCTACAACAAGGAAATCGAGGAAGTCGTCGTCGAAGGCGAGACCGGCTACAAATCGGCCAAGGAATTCATGAAGCTGCTAATGCCGAGCCACGCGCGCCGGGTAAAGCAGTACGCCGATCCCGTTCCGCTTTTCCAGCGCTATGGCGCGGAAGACCAGCTCAAGGCGATGTACGACCCGGTCGTCCAGCTGAAGAGCGGCGGCTATCTCGTAATCAACCCGACCGAAGCGCTGGTGTCGATCGACATCAACTCGGGCCGCTCCACCAAGGAGCATAATATCGAGCAGACCGCGCTCTCGACCAATCTCGAGGCCGCGCGCGAAATTGCCCGCCAGCTGCGCTTGCGCGACATGGCTGGGCTCGTGGTCATCGACTTCATCGACCAGGAGCACCACTCGAACACCCGCAAGGTCGAGAAGGCAATGAAGGAAGCGCTCAAGCACGATCGTGCGCGCATTCAGGTTGGCCGGATTTCGAGCTTTGGCTTGATGGAAATGAGCCGCCAGCGACTGCGCACCGGCGTTCTCGAAGCAACCACGCGCGATTGCCCGCACTGCGACGGTACCGGTCTGGTCCGCACGGCTTCATCGGCCGGCCTTTCGGCGCTGCGCCTGATCGAGGAAGAAGCGGCCAAGGGACGCGGGACGATCATCACGCTGGGTGCGAGCACCGAGGCGGCAGTCTACCTGCTCAACGAGAAGCGCGCCGACCTGATGGAAATCGAGGACCGCTATGGCGTCCAGGTCGTCGTTCGCCCCGAAGGCGAGGACGAAGGCGCCAAGATGAGCGTTTCGAGCTCGGGCCCGCGTCCAACGACCGTTCCGAAGTTCGAGCCTATCGTCGAGGAAGAAGAGGACGAGGTCGAACTCGAGACCGACGGCGATGAAGAAGACGACGACGCCGTAGAGGGCGAAACCGAGGCCGAAGCCGAGGAGCGCCGCAGCAAGAAGCGTCGCCGCCGTCGTGGCGGTCGCGGTCGCAACAAGCGTCGCGACGAAAATGGCGAGGGCGAGGCCAGCGAAAGCCGGGACGAAAACGACGAGGACGGCGAAGAGCGTTCCGCCGAGAGCGAGGACGAGGACGGCGAGGATCGTCCGAAGAAGCGCCGCCGTCGGGGCGGTCGTCGCAGGGGCGGACGTGGTCGGGGCAATCGTACCGACGAGCAGGGCGAAGAAGACGGCGACCAGTTGACTGAGGTTTCCGAACAGGTTGCCGAGGACATGGCAGTGGTCGCTGGCCCCGAGGATTCGCCGCAGACGGCGGAAGCCGTTGCTGAGGAAGAAGCGCCCAAGCCCAAGGCCAAGCGCACCCGCAAGAAGAAGGTCGAAGAAGCACCGGTTGAACCCGTGGCTGAGACCGAGGCCCCCGCGGCGGAGGAACCCGCGCCCAAACCGAAGCGGACCCGCAAGAAGAAGGTCGAGGAAGCACCCGTCGAGGCTGCTGTCGAACCGACTGCTGAGGAGGAGCCAGCTCCTAAACCCAAGCGGGCTCGTAAGAAGAAGGTCGAGCCCGAAGAACAAGTAACTGCCGAAGCCGAGGCGCCCGCTCCCGAAACGCCAGTTGCCGAAGGCGAGGAGAAGCCCCGCCGCGGCTGGTGGCAACGGACCTTCGGCGAATAG
- a CDS encoding D-alanine--D-alanine ligase family protein, giving the protein MTSSIAPLRILQEAKDRIRLLFMAKHALFGGGMHPEDGNHAIYHHEVRSTLEGLDLNLTLANNYEVLFTKPDVDFVFPLLNRGGFVNSEMLIPILCNKHGIPYLGAMPFLRGLGDDKSVSKLVCQHAGVPTAPWFCYRRGAPVREESLPPSPKGRWVIKPNASSASWGISDAHDWTGVANAVWDIHTQGHDAIVEPYLNGYDVQCAFITIKDEPIALPMLWYEREDTQRLWTYYEKRDLVENKEKAALKRFDDPELAPKIEAFAKRVAQEFVPFDYGRIEFRLDLDTGEINFIEINLNCNLWSEKVMAKAAGHAGFSHADLLETLLAESWRRNGLMADYA; this is encoded by the coding sequence ATGACCTCTTCGATCGCACCCCTCCGTATTCTCCAGGAAGCCAAGGACCGCATCCGCCTCCTGTTCATGGCCAAGCACGCCCTGTTCGGCGGTGGGATGCACCCGGAAGATGGCAATCACGCGATCTACCATCATGAGGTCCGCAGCACGCTTGAGGGGCTGGACCTCAACCTGACGCTCGCGAACAACTACGAAGTCCTGTTCACCAAGCCTGACGTCGACTTCGTCTTCCCACTGCTGAATCGCGGCGGTTTCGTGAACAGCGAAATGCTGATCCCGATCCTGTGCAACAAGCACGGCATTCCCTATCTGGGGGCGATGCCGTTCCTGCGTGGCTTGGGTGACGACAAGTCGGTCTCCAAGCTGGTTTGCCAGCACGCTGGCGTGCCCACTGCACCTTGGTTCTGCTATCGTCGCGGCGCTCCCGTGCGCGAGGAAAGCCTGCCGCCAAGCCCGAAGGGTCGCTGGGTGATCAAACCGAACGCATCTTCAGCCAGCTGGGGCATTTCCGACGCACACGACTGGACGGGCGTCGCCAACGCCGTGTGGGACATCCATACGCAGGGCCACGATGCGATCGTCGAGCCCTACCTCAACGGCTACGATGTGCAGTGTGCCTTCATTACCATCAAGGACGAGCCGATTGCGCTGCCGATGCTGTGGTACGAGCGTGAAGATACCCAGCGCCTGTGGACCTATTATGAAAAGCGCGACCTGGTCGAAAACAAGGAAAAGGCCGCGCTTAAGCGCTTCGACGATCCGGAGCTGGCCCCCAAGATCGAAGCCTTCGCAAAGCGCGTGGCGCAGGAGTTCGTGCCGTTCGATTACGGCCGGATCGAATTCCGGCTCGACCTCGACACCGGCGAGATCAACTTCATCGAGATCAACCTCAACTGCAATTTGTGGTCCGAAAAGGTCATGGCCAAGGCTGCGGGCCATGCCGGCTTCAGCCACGCGGACCTGCTCGAGACCCTGCTGGCAGAGAGCTGGCGGCGCAACGGATTGATGGCAGATTACGCCTGA
- a CDS encoding N-acetylmuramoyl-L-alanine amidase family protein, which translates to MSIRAQILGLVLVPLAIAALLIATAQRVPVPEIGRGYVIHAVLPKVDAALALPVVQGDAALPLIVIDPGHGGHDPGASGQGLIEKDLVLSLAKELRSELERTGGFRVALTRSDDCYLLHAERFEIARRLGADLFISIHADSAGDASEVNGASIYTLSEEASSEAAARYAERENASDRLNGLELGDQSDTVTPILVELSQRLAQEQSNELAGLIRREGEGVIEFHPQPLRSAALKVLRAPDVPSVLFESGFITNASEARRLSSREGRQHFAEVVARAIRIYFARRVES; encoded by the coding sequence ATGTCGATCCGCGCACAAATCCTTGGCCTTGTGCTGGTCCCGTTGGCGATTGCAGCGTTGCTGATCGCCACCGCCCAGCGCGTGCCCGTACCTGAAATCGGACGCGGCTATGTGATCCACGCCGTGCTCCCCAAAGTCGATGCGGCACTGGCTCTCCCAGTGGTGCAGGGTGATGCGGCGCTGCCGCTGATCGTGATCGATCCCGGACACGGCGGCCATGATCCCGGTGCTTCCGGCCAGGGATTGATCGAGAAGGATCTCGTACTTTCGCTGGCCAAGGAATTGCGTTCCGAACTCGAAAGGACAGGAGGGTTTCGCGTTGCGCTTACACGCAGCGATGATTGTTACCTGCTTCACGCCGAACGGTTCGAGATAGCCCGTCGGCTTGGTGCTGACCTGTTCATCTCAATCCACGCCGACAGCGCCGGCGACGCTAGTGAGGTGAACGGGGCAAGTATCTATACACTGTCCGAAGAGGCATCGAGTGAGGCCGCGGCCCGCTATGCCGAACGCGAAAACGCTTCGGATCGCCTGAACGGGCTGGAACTCGGCGACCAGAGCGACACCGTTACGCCGATTCTGGTCGAATTGTCGCAACGCCTCGCGCAGGAACAGTCAAACGAGTTGGCCGGCTTAATCCGCCGCGAAGGGGAGGGCGTCATCGAATTTCACCCGCAACCCCTGCGTTCGGCTGCGCTCAAGGTGCTGCGCGCACCCGATGTGCCCTCGGTATTGTTCGAGAGTGGCTTCATCACGAACGCGTCGGAAGCGCGGCGCCTTTCATCACGGGAAGGGCGCCAACACTTTGCCGAGGTCGTGGCGCGGGCCATCCGTATCTATTTTGCGCGTCGTGTAGAAAGCTGA
- a CDS encoding PaaI family thioesterase yields MAFREDVFDHEPDPENPGWRHWNLKDQTLFNGAVMGRLITRVDGDGKSRLRMFPERRHENLQGIIHGAVTLSLIDISLFTTMHTIGTGNAGPSVTLELSTQFVGAGMMDRPLDAVCEIVRETGSMVFVRGKVEQEDHLVASFSGIVKKMKRRIAS; encoded by the coding sequence GTGGCATTTCGCGAAGACGTGTTCGACCACGAGCCGGACCCGGAGAATCCGGGCTGGCGGCATTGGAATCTCAAGGACCAGACGCTGTTCAATGGCGCTGTGATGGGCAGGCTCATTACCCGCGTCGATGGAGACGGCAAGTCGCGGCTGCGCATGTTTCCCGAGCGGCGGCATGAGAACCTGCAGGGCATCATCCACGGCGCCGTAACGCTGTCGCTGATCGATATTTCACTGTTCACGACGATGCACACGATCGGCACGGGTAACGCCGGCCCCTCGGTCACTCTGGAACTGTCGACACAATTCGTCGGGGCGGGAATGATGGACCGCCCGCTCGACGCGGTGTGCGAGATCGTGCGCGAGACCGGCAGCATGGTCTTCGTGCGTGGCAAGGTTGAGCAGGAGGATCACCTTGTCGCCAGCTTCTCCGGCATCGTGAAGAAGATGAAACGCCGCATTGCGTCATGA
- a CDS encoding penicillin-binding protein 1A → MSEQLSLDYIRYRISRDPQRLYAWFQDNWAHSRRLRVASYAAGIGLVLLVLAWATLARNLPDAESLVDYETPLPTVVRGIDGEIVHSYARERRVQLQYVDFPQQLIEAFLSAEDKTFFTHGGVDITGTLGAVVDYALKVGSGERAVGGSTITQQVAKNLLLGDEYSVTRKLKEMILATRIESVLTKDEILELYLNEIPLGRRSFGVQAAARAYFDKDVDDLDLHEAAFLAILPKAPERYGRTKFERLAIERRNFVLDQMVANDFITAQAADQAKAEPLGLVQQRRERSADAGYFLEEVRRQLIDKFGETAEAGPNSVYSGGLWVRTSLDMELQNAARDSLRAGLLRYHGNRGFTGPIATLNPENGDLHSQLASSNLSISYENWRIGVIVSAGSSAMIGFTDGKDYSLVDPPATLKVGDVVASVPSGNGYVLRGVPEVSGAFLAEAPQTGRILAMQGGFDSRLGAFNRATQALRQPGSTIKPFVYAAGLDQGMTPATQVPDQTFCVYQGANLGEKCFRNFGGGGGGVHTMRWGLEQSRNLMTVHIADMTGMPNVIQTFERVGIGSYEPYYAFALGAGDTTVARMVNAYAALANWGRQNEGTVIDYVQDRRGKVIYRADKRDCNGCNMDQWDGKPMPRFEPSGKQVLDPRTAFQVVHMLQGVVTRGTAVRLRDLNLPLFGKTGTTSGPTNAWFVGGSPDIIAGMYVGFDQPRNLGGWVQGGNTAGPIMKQFVQETRKRWVAEDFVAPPGVRMVKIDRVSGKRVFEGTPTEDPKAAIIWEAFKPDTEPPRATRSDAIAAKRNEILELIRRAREGDELGQGNGDGQSQRPGDFVEEQGGVY, encoded by the coding sequence ATGTCCGAACAGCTTTCCCTAGACTATATTCGATACCGCATCAGCCGCGATCCGCAGCGACTCTATGCGTGGTTCCAGGACAATTGGGCGCACAGTCGCCGGTTGCGCGTTGCGAGTTATGCTGCGGGCATCGGGCTGGTGCTTTTGGTACTCGCCTGGGCGACCTTGGCCCGGAATTTGCCGGACGCAGAGTCGCTGGTCGATTACGAAACGCCGTTGCCCACGGTGGTGCGTGGCATCGATGGTGAAATCGTCCATTCCTACGCTCGCGAACGTCGGGTGCAGCTGCAGTATGTGGATTTCCCGCAGCAATTGATCGAAGCTTTCCTTTCGGCGGAAGACAAGACCTTTTTCACCCACGGAGGCGTCGACATCACCGGTACTCTGGGGGCAGTAGTCGACTACGCGCTGAAGGTCGGATCGGGTGAACGGGCCGTTGGCGGTTCGACCATCACACAACAGGTTGCGAAGAACCTATTACTGGGCGACGAATATTCGGTTACCCGCAAGCTCAAGGAAATGATCCTAGCGACACGCATCGAAAGCGTGCTGACCAAGGACGAGATCCTTGAACTTTACCTCAATGAGATCCCGCTTGGCCGCCGCAGTTTCGGAGTTCAGGCAGCTGCCCGTGCCTATTTCGATAAGGATGTCGATGATCTCGATCTCCACGAAGCCGCATTTCTTGCGATCCTTCCCAAGGCACCGGAGCGCTACGGTCGAACGAAATTTGAACGATTGGCGATCGAACGGCGCAATTTCGTGCTCGACCAGATGGTCGCGAACGATTTCATCACCGCGCAGGCAGCTGACCAGGCGAAGGCGGAGCCACTTGGCTTGGTCCAGCAGCGCCGCGAACGGTCGGCGGATGCGGGGTACTTCCTCGAAGAAGTCCGCCGCCAGTTGATCGACAAGTTCGGTGAAACGGCAGAGGCGGGTCCGAATAGCGTCTATTCTGGCGGTCTGTGGGTGCGTACCTCGCTCGATATGGAATTGCAGAACGCGGCCAGGGACTCACTACGTGCAGGACTGCTGCGCTATCATGGCAATCGCGGCTTCACCGGGCCGATTGCGACCCTTAACCCCGAAAACGGAGACCTGCATTCGCAGCTAGCTTCGTCGAACCTTTCGATCAGCTATGAAAATTGGCGGATCGGCGTGATTGTGTCGGCCGGCAGCTCCGCGATGATCGGTTTTACCGACGGCAAGGACTACTCGCTGGTCGATCCTCCGGCGACTTTGAAGGTGGGTGACGTTGTTGCGTCGGTTCCATCGGGCAATGGCTACGTACTGCGTGGCGTGCCTGAGGTTTCGGGTGCCTTCCTGGCTGAAGCGCCCCAGACGGGCCGGATTCTCGCCATGCAAGGCGGCTTTGACAGCCGATTGGGTGCCTTCAACCGCGCGACACAGGCGCTGCGCCAGCCAGGGTCTACGATCAAGCCGTTTGTCTATGCCGCAGGGTTGGATCAGGGAATGACGCCCGCCACCCAGGTTCCGGACCAGACCTTTTGTGTCTATCAGGGGGCGAACCTGGGCGAGAAGTGCTTCCGCAACTTCGGTGGAGGTGGCGGTGGGGTGCATACGATGCGTTGGGGCCTCGAGCAGAGCCGTAACCTCATGACGGTCCACATTGCCGACATGACCGGGATGCCGAATGTCATCCAAACCTTCGAGCGCGTCGGCATCGGTAGCTATGAACCCTATTACGCCTTCGCTCTGGGTGCAGGCGACACCACCGTGGCACGGATGGTCAATGCCTATGCCGCGCTCGCCAACTGGGGACGCCAGAACGAAGGGACTGTCATCGACTATGTCCAGGATCGCCGCGGCAAGGTGATTTACCGGGCCGACAAACGCGACTGCAACGGCTGCAATATGGACCAGTGGGACGGCAAGCCGATGCCGCGTTTCGAACCGTCGGGCAAACAGGTGCTTGACCCGCGCACGGCCTTTCAGGTGGTCCACATGCTTCAGGGGGTGGTCACACGTGGCACCGCGGTGCGGCTGCGTGACCTGAACTTGCCGTTGTTCGGAAAGACCGGGACCACCAGCGGTCCGACCAATGCGTGGTTCGTTGGGGGCTCGCCTGATATCATCGCAGGAATGTATGTCGGCTTCGATCAGCCGCGGAACCTGGGTGGTTGGGTCCAAGGTGGGAACACCGCCGGTCCGATCATGAAGCAGTTCGTCCAGGAAACGCGCAAGCGGTGGGTCGCCGAAGATTTTGTCGCCCCGCCAGGCGTGCGTATGGTCAAGATTGACCGGGTCAGCGGCAAGCGGGTATTTGAGGGTACTCCGACCGAGGATCCCAAGGCCGCGATCATCTGGGAGGCCTTCAAGCCAGATACTGAACCGCCGCGCGCTACGCGTTCTGACGCTATCGCGGCGAAACGGAATGAGATTCTCGAGCTTATCCGGCGTGCGCGCGAGGGTGATGAGCTGGGGCAAGGGAACGGCGATGGCCAAAGCCAGCGGCCGGGAGACTTTGTCGAGGAACAGGGCGGCGTCTACTAG
- a CDS encoding class I SAM-dependent methyltransferase has protein sequence MSLKNWYDAHVMPRLITLACGQPGIEKRRSQLVPLADGSVFEIGCGGGLNQQFYDTERVTSFSGIDPHQKLLEGARHEAGRKGWRVDLRQGVGEAIPFSDCSFDTVVCTYTLCSVEDPAQVLSELRRILKPGGKLLFLEHGKAPDAGVAKWQERIEPIWKPLAGGCHLTRPIGSALRGAGFAVEPLGQSYLPKTPRVMGWMEWGVARKESA, from the coding sequence ATGAGCCTGAAGAATTGGTACGATGCGCATGTCATGCCGCGCCTCATCACCTTGGCCTGCGGGCAGCCAGGGATCGAGAAGCGACGCAGTCAGCTTGTCCCATTGGCGGATGGCAGCGTGTTCGAGATCGGCTGCGGGGGCGGACTGAACCAGCAGTTCTACGACACCGAGCGGGTGACGAGCTTCAGTGGTATCGATCCGCATCAAAAGCTGCTCGAGGGCGCGCGCCATGAAGCTGGCCGCAAGGGTTGGCGGGTCGATCTGCGCCAGGGTGTGGGCGAGGCCATCCCTTTCAGCGACTGCAGCTTCGATACGGTCGTTTGCACCTATACGCTGTGTTCCGTCGAAGATCCGGCGCAGGTCCTATCCGAGTTGCGGCGCATCCTCAAACCCGGTGGCAAGCTGCTGTTCCTTGAACACGGCAAGGCGCCCGACGCGGGCGTTGCGAAGTGGCAGGAGCGGATTGAGCCGATCTGGAAGCCGTTGGCCGGAGGGTGCCACCTGACGCGACCGATCGGCTCGGCGCTTCGGGGGGCAGGTTTCGCCGTGGAACCGCTAGGGCAATCCTATCTACCCAAGACTCCGCGCGTGATGGGTTGGATGGAATGGGGTGTGGCCCGTAAAGAGAGCGCCTGA
- a CDS encoding succinate dehydrogenase iron-sulfur subunit, with amino-acid sequence MATFTLPANSKITGKSRDHKAAGGARIRKFKIYRYDPDSGENPRYDTFELDLDDCGPMVLDALFKIKNEIDPTLTFRRSCREGICGSCSMNMNGTNGLACTTAIEDLKGEVRITPLPSMDVIKDLVPDFTHFYAQYASIRPWLQTVSTTPSGKERLQSPEQREKLDGLYECILCACCSTSCPSYWWNSDKFLGPAILLQAYRWLADSRDEMTGERLDALEDPFRLYRCHTIMNCANVCPKGLSPAKAIAETKKMMAERAI; translated from the coding sequence ATGGCGACCTTCACCCTTCCCGCGAATTCGAAGATCACCGGCAAGAGCCGCGACCACAAGGCTGCAGGCGGAGCGCGCATTCGCAAATTCAAGATCTACCGCTACGATCCCGACAGCGGGGAGAACCCGCGTTACGACACCTTCGAGCTCGACCTCGACGATTGCGGGCCGATGGTTCTCGATGCCCTGTTCAAGATCAAGAACGAGATCGATCCCACGCTGACCTTCCGGCGCAGCTGCCGCGAAGGCATTTGCGGTTCCTGCTCGATGAACATGAACGGCACGAACGGCCTCGCTTGCACGACCGCGATCGAAGATCTCAAGGGCGAAGTCCGCATCACCCCGCTGCCCAGCATGGACGTGATCAAGGACCTGGTGCCCGATTTCACGCACTTCTACGCGCAATATGCCAGCATCCGTCCGTGGCTGCAGACGGTCTCGACTACGCCGAGCGGCAAAGAGCGCCTGCAGTCGCCCGAACAGCGCGAGAAGCTCGACGGTCTCTATGAGTGCATCCTGTGCGCCTGCTGCTCGACTTCGTGCCCCAGCTATTGGTGGAACAGTGACAAGTTCCTCGGCCCGGCGATCCTGCTGCAGGCCTATCGATGGCTGGCCGATAGCCGTGACGAGATGACCGGCGAACGGCTCGACGCCCTGGAAGATCCTTTCCGCCTCTATCGCTGCCACACCATCATGAACTGCGCGAACGTTTGCCCCAAGGGCCTGAGCCCGGCCAAGGCGATCGCTGAAACCAAGAAGATGATGGCCGAACGCGCCATCTGA
- a CDS encoding sugar-transfer associated ATP-grasp domain-containing protein: MRRVYDRLRLNFFLYPGIIRFRAADFLHPYYEWRKEQLGPARIMLNALIFAWFWIWIPLRARSAAKVWEKDASWRKHIIPLARRWMTDPFEFAIFDIGCENDLRVIKRRMEQVPVIRTMESYGSDHREDLLDKEQFQRACENAGLRVPYLYAEIIEGRVHLRRSLPLEATVLVKPTRGSGGRGIAVYPAKQFAQNCPLPSDLREGHWLVQKHCTAHPTIVDLALDALPTLRITTILDERSIPEVVSTTLRYPARRGVAVDNGHAGGLIAPVSMEAGILGEGLSGWKPGRYPVHPETGGVIIGRQLPDWRAALDLARDAHAKLFPEQVIVGWDIGVARDGPVLIEANQRPAVRLTQRAAGGGIGTMRYGELLSWHLDRAVRMHPDRSMRFLSHG; the protein is encoded by the coding sequence ATGCGAAGGGTCTACGACCGGCTTAGGCTGAACTTCTTCCTCTATCCCGGTATTATCCGCTTCCGAGCGGCGGATTTCCTGCACCCGTATTACGAGTGGCGGAAGGAGCAGCTCGGACCAGCGCGAATCATGCTCAATGCGTTGATCTTCGCGTGGTTCTGGATCTGGATACCGTTACGGGCCCGAAGCGCGGCAAAGGTCTGGGAGAAGGACGCGAGCTGGCGCAAACACATCATTCCCTTGGCGCGACGCTGGATGACCGACCCCTTCGAGTTTGCGATTTTCGACATTGGTTGCGAGAACGATCTGCGGGTCATCAAGCGCAGGATGGAACAGGTTCCGGTCATTCGCACTATGGAGAGCTACGGCTCCGACCATCGCGAGGACTTGCTGGACAAGGAGCAGTTCCAGCGAGCCTGCGAGAATGCGGGCTTGCGGGTCCCCTACCTCTATGCGGAGATTATCGAAGGCCGGGTACACTTGCGGCGTTCCCTTCCTCTCGAAGCTACGGTGCTTGTCAAACCGACACGCGGATCCGGCGGCCGAGGAATTGCCGTCTACCCTGCCAAGCAATTCGCGCAGAACTGCCCTCTTCCTTCAGACCTTCGCGAAGGGCATTGGCTGGTACAGAAGCATTGCACGGCCCATCCGACGATTGTCGATCTTGCTCTCGACGCCTTGCCGACACTGCGGATCACTACGATCCTCGATGAACGAAGCATTCCCGAGGTCGTTTCGACCACGCTCCGTTACCCGGCACGTCGCGGAGTCGCAGTCGACAATGGCCACGCTGGAGGACTTATTGCCCCCGTGAGCATGGAAGCAGGCATTCTGGGCGAAGGCCTTTCCGGCTGGAAACCTGGGCGCTATCCGGTTCATCCGGAAACGGGCGGAGTGATCATAGGTCGGCAACTTCCAGATTGGCGGGCAGCATTGGATTTGGCCAGAGATGCTCATGCCAAGCTCTTTCCAGAACAAGTCATCGTTGGATGGGACATCGGTGTCGCACGCGATGGCCCAGTACTGATCGAAGCGAACCAGCGTCCTGCCGTCCGCCTCACACAACGCGCCGCGGGTGGTGGGATCGGTACGATGCGCTATGGCGAGCTTCTGTCCTGGCATCTCGATCGGGCAGTTCGGATGCATCCAGACCGTTCAATGCGATTCCTCTCGCACGGGTAG